One region of Flavobacterium sp. KACC 22763 genomic DNA includes:
- a CDS encoding TatD family hydrolase, producing MEYFNFHTHQFTNQSDVLELVNQYPKDFDALIPFYSIGIHPWYIDENRLNEDLKIIEVKLQTNNCLAIGECGLDKRIEVPFDLQVSIFEKQLELAEKYKKPVVIHCVAAFQEVMAIKKKMRINVPMIIHGFSKNNQLAEQLIAAGFYLSFGKYLLKNPDLKSVFQNVPNDRFFLETDTIEESIKEVYELASEYKGLNLKELEEIISSNYRSVFEL from the coding sequence ATGGAATATTTTAATTTTCATACGCATCAATTTACCAATCAATCAGATGTTTTAGAATTGGTTAATCAATATCCAAAAGATTTTGATGCGTTAATTCCATTTTATTCGATAGGAATTCATCCTTGGTATATTGACGAAAATAGGCTTAATGAAGATTTGAAAATTATTGAAGTAAAACTGCAAACCAATAATTGTCTGGCGATTGGTGAATGTGGTCTGGATAAAAGAATAGAAGTTCCGTTTGATTTACAGGTCTCTATTTTTGAAAAACAATTGGAATTAGCAGAAAAATATAAAAAACCAGTAGTAATTCATTGCGTTGCCGCTTTTCAGGAAGTCATGGCAATTAAGAAAAAAATGAGGATAAATGTTCCAATGATTATTCATGGTTTTTCGAAAAATAATCAATTGGCTGAGCAATTAATAGCTGCTGGATTTTATCTTTCATTTGGAAAATATTTATTGAAAAATCCAGATTTGAAGTCGGTTTTTCAAAATGTTCCAAATGATCGTTTTTTCTTAGAAACGGATACTATTGAAGAATCAATTAAAGAAGTTTACGAATTGGCTTCTGAATATAAAGGACTAAATTTAAAAGAATTAGAAGAGATTATTTCAAGTAACTATAGAAGTGTGTTCGAATTGTAA
- a CDS encoding SsrA-binding protein yields MYKLLAKLNKLLLPSFTKQGLDISKAKKWQMAIIGYRAYVTKKALGN; encoded by the coding sequence ATGTATAAATTATTAGCTAAACTAAATAAACTACTTTTGCCAAGCTTTACCAAACAAGGTCTGGATATTTCAAAAGCAAAGAAATGGCAAATGGCAATTATTGGTTATCGCGCCTATGTTACAAAAAAAGCATTGGGCAATTAA
- a CDS encoding fasciclin domain-containing protein, whose translation MKTRKFLALAVLALGFAFTSNAQKSVMVGGAAMYPNKNIIENAVNSKDHTTLVAAVKAADLVETLKGKGPFTVFAPTNAAFDKLPKGTVETLLKPENKKMLQNILTYHVVAGKWDASDIAKAIKEGKGKATIKAVNGGTLTAWMKGKDLYISDESGNKAKVTIADVNQSNGVIHVIDAVLLPKK comes from the coding sequence ATGAAAACTAGAAAATTTTTAGCTCTTGCAGTTTTAGCTTTAGGATTTGCATTTACATCAAATGCTCAAAAATCAGTTATGGTCGGTGGAGCAGCGATGTATCCAAATAAAAATATAATTGAAAATGCTGTTAATTCAAAAGATCATACGACCTTGGTTGCTGCTGTAAAAGCTGCCGACTTAGTTGAAACTTTAAAAGGAAAAGGACCATTCACTGTTTTTGCCCCAACAAATGCAGCATTCGATAAATTGCCAAAAGGAACGGTTGAAACGTTGCTTAAACCAGAAAATAAAAAAATGCTTCAAAATATCTTGACTTATCATGTTGTTGCAGGAAAATGGGATGCTTCGGATATTGCAAAAGCTATAAAAGAAGGTAAAGGAAAAGCAACTATAAAAGCGGTAAATGGAGGAACATTAACAGCTTGGATGAAAGGAAAAGACTTATATATTAGCGACGAGAGCGGCAATAAAGCAAAAGTTACTATTGCCGACGTAAATCAGTCAAATGGCGTTATTCATGTTATAGACGCTGTATTGCTTCCTAAAAAATAA
- a CDS encoding DUF1684 domain-containing protein, producing MKTINAIALLLVFNFAFAQKKFNKADVQKFQKKINSEFADPKTSPLMAEDLKTFKSLDFFPISETYFVNATLVKAKGGKVFEMKTSGKYTPKYIKYGTLNFKINGKAFQLAVYQSLDLIVQEKYKNHLFLPFSDLTTGKESYIGGRYIDLEIPKGNTIAVDFNQAYNPYCAYNYKYSCPLVPQENDLKIEIKAGVKTFH from the coding sequence ATGAAAACTATAAACGCCATAGCTTTATTGTTGGTTTTTAATTTTGCTTTTGCACAAAAAAAGTTTAATAAAGCTGATGTACAAAAATTTCAAAAGAAAATCAATTCGGAATTTGCTGATCCTAAGACAAGTCCGTTGATGGCTGAAGATCTAAAAACTTTTAAAAGCTTAGATTTTTTTCCTATTTCTGAAACGTATTTTGTTAATGCGACTTTAGTAAAAGCTAAAGGGGGAAAAGTTTTTGAAATGAAAACTTCGGGAAAATATACTCCAAAGTACATTAAATATGGAACCTTAAATTTCAAAATAAACGGAAAAGCGTTTCAGCTTGCCGTTTACCAAAGTTTAGATCTTATAGTTCAGGAAAAATATAAAAATCATTTATTCTTGCCTTTTTCAGATTTAACAACTGGTAAAGAAAGTTATATCGGCGGCCGTTATATTGATTTAGAAATTCCGAAAGGAAATACAATAGCAGTCGATTTCAATCAAGCTTACAATCCGTATTGTGCTTATAATTACAAGTATTCTTGTCCGCTTGTACCGCAGGAAAATGATCTGAAAATTGAAATTAAAGCTGGTGTAAAGACTTTTCATTAA
- a CDS encoding BlaI/MecI/CopY family transcriptional regulator — protein sequence MQKLTNKEEEIMHILWKLKKAFVKEIQAEILEDQPHYNTLSTIVRNLEEKGYVKHNAFGNTHQYYPAVSIEDYRKGFMSTAIDNYFNSSYKSMVSFFAKEEKISADELREILDMIENPKEGK from the coding sequence ATGCAAAAACTAACCAATAAAGAAGAAGAAATCATGCATATTTTATGGAAGCTGAAAAAGGCTTTTGTAAAAGAAATTCAAGCAGAGATTTTAGAAGATCAGCCGCATTACAACACTTTGTCGACCATAGTTCGTAATCTGGAAGAGAAAGGTTATGTGAAGCATAATGCTTTCGGAAATACACATCAGTATTACCCAGCTGTAAGCATAGAAGATTATAGAAAAGGTTTTATGAGTACTGCTATTGACAATTATTTCAATAGTTCTTATAAAAGTATGGTTTCATTTTTTGCCAAAGAAGAAAAAATTTCGGCGGACGAATTACGTGAAATCTTAGATATGATCGAAAATCCAAAAGAAGGCAAATAA
- a CDS encoding tRNA threonylcarbamoyladenosine dehydratase — protein sequence MAEWTERAELLFTKEGLENLQKSNVLVVGLGGVGSFAAEFLARAGVGNMTIVDGDVVDITNINRQLPALHSTVGQPKIKIVGDRLMDINPELNLTRVQEFLSPERAFEIVSPEFDYVLDCIDSITPKLNLIIAAKRKRVKIISSMGAGGKMLASKVKVADISKTINCYFSKTIRKRLKEVKINKLKVVFSSEIQDEKSLKLTDGKNFKKSFYGTNSYMPGLFGLHAAETVIRYLLKK from the coding sequence ATGGCAGAATGGACAGAAAGAGCTGAGCTTTTGTTTACTAAAGAAGGATTAGAAAATTTACAAAAATCTAATGTTTTAGTCGTTGGACTAGGAGGAGTTGGATCTTTTGCAGCTGAATTTTTAGCAAGAGCAGGAGTAGGAAACATGACAATTGTAGACGGAGACGTTGTGGATATTACCAATATTAACCGTCAATTGCCAGCTTTGCACTCAACAGTAGGTCAGCCAAAAATTAAAATTGTAGGCGATCGTTTAATGGATATTAACCCAGAATTAAATCTAACTCGTGTTCAGGAATTTCTTTCTCCAGAACGTGCTTTTGAGATTGTTTCTCCAGAATTTGATTATGTTTTGGATTGCATTGACAGTATTACTCCAAAATTAAATCTGATTATTGCCGCAAAACGCAAAAGAGTAAAAATCATCAGCAGTATGGGAGCTGGTGGGAAAATGCTGGCTTCAAAAGTAAAAGTAGCAGATATTTCAAAAACAATTAATTGCTATTTCTCTAAAACAATTCGCAAACGTTTAAAAGAAGTAAAAATTAATAAACTGAAGGTAGTTTTCTCTTCTGAAATTCAAGACGAAAAAAGCCTAAAATTAACAGACGGTAAAAACTTTAAAAAATCGTTTTACGGAACAAACAGCTATATGCCAGGATTATTTGGTTTGCACGCCGCAGAAACGGTGATTAGATATTTGCTTAAAAAGTAA
- a CDS encoding M56 family metallopeptidase — MEALFIFILKSSGLLATFYFAYIFLLRKETFFNSSRWFLIAGLITSVILPFVVYTKVIWVEAPPVLAPAPIITTTENAVKNIPISSQDVIAYTPQYKPTTVTVVEEENFEINWSLVLAVVYGIGFLAFLIKFALDFYSLNSVLKGKKIEQQNDFKFIDVDENIAPFSYFDYIVYNSSLYTAAELENILEHEKVHSDQKHTVDVLISRIFCILFWFNPIVWLYKKAILQNLEFIADSEASKKIADKKAYQYTLLKITTHETCVAITNHFYQSLIKKRIVMLNKNQSKKRNYWKYSAVIPALGAFVLLFQIKTIAQEKKQNEAVVQRDTIKDSDETIKITKNTTDKELNELPGKLKTNHNLDVEISDVKRNTKEELTAIQIKVKSDSGKKQTIKIDGDEAIKDCELAIGTDENGAKAIVINTDKNFRTPIIIRNEKVIVRNGDIVPPAPPTPPSFPSGPLPPAPAVDMSKMPKPPVAPKNPKDKIAMAKFEKDMEAFEKQMEAWEPQMDAYEKQIETIMSQREAIYEKEMAKYEIAMEKFSANMEKFNYDFKFNFGDDSKDYENSMKQYEQDMKQYELDMKQHAKDMKQHAKDMKQHEKDMKQHEKDMKEMEKQNKKA, encoded by the coding sequence ATGGAAGCACTTTTCATTTTTATCCTAAAATCAAGCGGGTTATTAGCAACGTTTTATTTTGCTTACATTTTTTTACTTCGCAAAGAGACTTTTTTCAACAGCAGCCGCTGGTTTCTTATTGCTGGTTTAATTACTTCTGTTATACTGCCTTTTGTAGTTTACACCAAAGTGATTTGGGTTGAAGCACCGCCTGTGCTTGCTCCTGCCCCAATTATAACAACTACGGAAAATGCTGTAAAAAACATTCCAATTTCAAGTCAAGATGTCATTGCTTACACACCTCAATACAAACCCACAACGGTTACGGTTGTTGAGGAGGAAAATTTTGAAATCAATTGGAGTTTAGTTCTTGCCGTAGTCTATGGAATTGGTTTCTTGGCATTTCTAATCAAATTTGCACTAGATTTTTACAGCTTAAACTCTGTTTTGAAAGGAAAGAAAATTGAACAGCAAAATGATTTTAAATTCATTGATGTGGATGAAAACATTGCTCCCTTCTCCTATTTTGATTACATTGTATATAACTCATCACTATATACAGCAGCAGAATTAGAGAATATTCTGGAACATGAAAAAGTGCACAGCGATCAAAAACACACAGTCGATGTTTTGATTTCGAGAATCTTCTGTATCCTATTTTGGTTCAATCCAATTGTTTGGCTTTATAAAAAAGCAATTTTGCAAAACCTAGAATTTATTGCTGATAGCGAAGCTTCAAAAAAAATTGCAGACAAAAAAGCGTATCAATATACACTTTTAAAAATCACAACGCATGAAACTTGTGTTGCAATCACCAATCATTTTTATCAATCATTAATCAAAAAACGAATTGTCATGTTAAACAAAAATCAATCAAAGAAAAGAAACTACTGGAAATATTCGGCAGTAATTCCTGCTCTTGGCGCATTTGTTCTTTTATTTCAGATAAAGACCATTGCACAGGAAAAGAAACAAAATGAAGCTGTTGTTCAAAGAGATACTATCAAAGATTCTGATGAAACCATCAAAATAACAAAAAATACAACCGATAAGGAATTAAACGAACTTCCTGGAAAGTTAAAAACAAATCATAATCTTGATGTTGAGATTTCTGATGTAAAAAGAAATACCAAAGAAGAATTAACAGCAATTCAGATCAAAGTAAAATCGGATTCTGGCAAAAAACAAACTATCAAAATTGACGGAGACGAAGCTATAAAAGATTGTGAACTGGCAATTGGAACAGATGAAAATGGAGCAAAAGCTATTGTTATCAATACTGATAAAAATTTCAGAACACCGATAATTATCAGAAACGAAAAAGTTATTGTTCGTAATGGAGATATAGTTCCTCCAGCACCTCCAACTCCACCTTCATTTCCTTCAGGGCCACTGCCTCCTGCTCCTGCAGTTGACATGTCAAAAATGCCAAAACCTCCAGTTGCTCCTAAAAACCCAAAAGATAAAATTGCTATGGCTAAATTTGAAAAAGACATGGAAGCTTTTGAAAAACAAATGGAAGCATGGGAACCTCAGATGGATGCATATGAGAAACAAATTGAAACTATTATGTCTCAAAGAGAAGCTATTTATGAGAAAGAAATGGCTAAGTATGAAATTGCTATGGAAAAGTTTAGTGCAAACATGGAAAAATTTAATTATGACTTTAAATTTAACTTCGGAGATGATTCTAAAGACTATGAAAATAGCATGAAGCAATACGAACAAGACATGAAACAGTATGAGCTTGATATGAAACAGCACGCCAAAGACATGAAGCAACATGCAAAAGACATGAAACAACATGAGAAAGATATGAAGCAGCATGAAAAAGACATGAAAGAAATGGAAAAACAAAATAAAAAAGCATAG
- a CDS encoding BlaI/MecI/CopY family transcriptional regulator — MQKLTNKEEEIMMILWKLKKAFVKEIQAEITEDQPHYNTLSTIVRNLEEKGYVGHNAFGNTHQYFPIVPIEDYRKGFMKTAIDNYFNSSYKSMVSFFAKEEKISADELREILSMIENKKEDK; from the coding sequence ATGCAGAAGTTAACAAACAAAGAAGAAGAAATTATGATGATTTTATGGAAGCTTAAAAAAGCTTTTGTAAAAGAAATTCAAGCTGAAATAACTGAAGACCAGCCGCATTACAACACATTATCTACTATTGTGCGTAATCTGGAAGAAAAAGGATATGTTGGACACAATGCCTTCGGAAACACACATCAATACTTTCCGATTGTACCAATTGAAGATTACAGAAAAGGATTTATGAAAACCGCAATCGATAATTACTTTAATAGTTCTTATAAAAGCATGGTGTCCTTTTTTGCTAAAGAAGAGAAAATTTCAGCAGATGAATTACGCGAAATTTTATCGATGATCGAAAATAAAAAAGAAGATAAATAA
- a CDS encoding DUF2911 domain-containing protein: MKKLLIALALIIAPLASEAQVKTPQASPKGYIKQTVGLTDVEVTYSRPGARGRAVFGNLVPFGKLWRTGANENTIINFSDDVIIDGKTLKKGKYAIYTVPRIESWDIIFYLSTDNWGLPENWSDAYVALKTTVKEEALPTPVETFTIGINGLDPNFGYLDISWENSHVALKFEVPTAKIATASIDKALAGPTWNDYFAASQYLFQSNGNIETARNYVDKALDMSSDKPYYVSRLKSLIQAKQGDKKGAIETAKASLASAEAANNADYVKLNKDSIAEWSR; this comes from the coding sequence ATGAAAAAACTACTTATTGCTTTAGCTCTGATTATAGCTCCATTAGCATCAGAAGCTCAAGTAAAAACTCCACAAGCAAGTCCAAAAGGATATATTAAACAGACTGTTGGTTTAACCGATGTTGAAGTTACCTATTCAAGACCTGGAGCAAGAGGAAGAGCCGTGTTCGGAAACTTAGTTCCATTTGGGAAACTATGGAGAACAGGAGCTAACGAAAATACAATCATTAACTTTAGCGACGACGTTATAATTGACGGAAAAACGCTAAAGAAAGGAAAATATGCAATCTATACCGTTCCTAGAATCGAAAGCTGGGATATCATTTTTTATCTTTCTACAGACAACTGGGGATTGCCAGAAAACTGGAGCGACGCTTACGTAGCTTTAAAAACTACTGTAAAAGAAGAGGCTTTGCCAACTCCTGTTGAAACATTTACAATCGGAATTAACGGTTTAGATCCAAATTTTGGTTATTTAGATATTTCTTGGGAAAACTCTCATGTTGCTTTAAAATTTGAAGTTCCAACTGCTAAAATTGCTACAGCAAGTATCGATAAAGCTTTGGCTGGTCCAACTTGGAATGATTATTTTGCCGCTTCTCAATATTTATTCCAATCAAACGGAAATATTGAAACGGCTAGAAATTATGTAGACAAAGCGCTTGATATGAGTTCAGACAAACCTTATTATGTTTCAAGATTAAAATCTTTAATCCAAGCAAAACAAGGTGACAAAAAAGGCGCAATTGAAACTGCAAAAGCTTCTTTAGCATCTGCAGAAGCGGCAAACAATGCTGATTACGTAAAATTGAACAAAGACAGTATCGCTGAGTGGAGTAGATAG
- a CDS encoding M56 family metallopeptidase — MEALFIYIIKSSGLMLLFYCAYFFLLRKETFFNSNRWFLLSGLIVSAILPLVTYTKVIWINAAPQFDTDFQNFVSNTSQDESSEFNWNYFLLGLYALGLLIFLIKLAIDFYSLNSIIKGKKIKQQADFKFIDINENIAPFSYFEYIVYNSSLYTASELENIIEHEKVHSDQNHTFDVLISRIFSIIFWFNPIVWFYKKAITQNLEFIADSEAAKKLLDKKAYQYTLLKITTHENCVAITNHFYQSLIKKRIVMLNKSQSKKRNSWKYYAVIPALAAFVLLFQIEVIAKERPQTVKSVSNEIEAVDIYKIQKNTTDLELKRIKTQLKMLHNVDFEVSRVKRNSANQLTSLKVEIAYENQKSQSIQTGGKVAIKDFGIVVVSGKNGTKRTGIKTYDEKSAVSQKVALNEKENHSEVKNTITNTETNVNTNSTTSTKINSDTNTNISTTVIVNKDGNTKVIASNGATVAVSSGVKTNIKVGSPLVIVDGEEMPSSFDYNSIKPENILSVNVLKAIEAADQYGDKATNGVIEIETKK; from the coding sequence ATGGAAGCACTTTTCATTTATATTATCAAATCAAGTGGCTTAATGCTTTTGTTTTATTGCGCTTACTTTTTCTTGTTGCGCAAAGAAACGTTCTTTAACAGCAACAGATGGTTTCTTTTGTCTGGTTTAATTGTATCAGCAATTTTACCATTAGTGACTTATACGAAGGTAATATGGATAAATGCGGCTCCACAATTTGATACCGATTTTCAGAATTTCGTATCAAACACATCTCAAGACGAATCTTCGGAGTTTAATTGGAACTATTTCCTTCTTGGGCTTTATGCTTTAGGCCTTTTGATTTTTCTAATAAAATTGGCAATCGATTTTTATAGTTTGAATTCCATTATTAAAGGAAAAAAAATCAAACAGCAAGCCGATTTCAAATTCATAGATATAAACGAAAACATTGCTCCTTTCTCCTATTTTGAATATATCGTGTACAACTCATCACTGTACACAGCTTCAGAATTGGAAAACATAATTGAACACGAAAAAGTGCACAGCGATCAAAATCATACATTCGATGTGTTGATTTCGAGAATATTCAGCATTATTTTCTGGTTCAACCCGATTGTCTGGTTTTACAAAAAAGCAATAACTCAGAATTTAGAATTTATTGCCGACAGCGAGGCCGCTAAAAAACTTTTAGACAAAAAAGCCTATCAATACACGCTTTTAAAAATAACAACGCACGAAAACTGTGTTGCAATCACTAATCATTTTTATCAATCATTAATCAAAAAACGAATCGTTATGCTAAACAAAAGTCAATCAAAAAAAAGAAATTCTTGGAAGTATTATGCTGTAATCCCAGCTCTTGCTGCATTTGTATTATTATTTCAAATTGAAGTAATTGCAAAAGAAAGACCTCAAACTGTAAAATCAGTTTCAAACGAAATTGAAGCCGTTGATATTTACAAAATTCAAAAAAACACTACTGATTTAGAGCTAAAAAGAATCAAAACGCAATTAAAAATGTTGCACAATGTTGATTTTGAAGTTTCTAGAGTCAAAAGAAACTCGGCAAATCAGCTAACTTCACTTAAAGTTGAAATAGCTTATGAAAACCAAAAATCTCAATCTATCCAAACAGGCGGAAAAGTTGCCATTAAAGATTTCGGGATAGTTGTTGTTTCTGGAAAAAATGGCACAAAAAGAACTGGCATCAAAACCTATGATGAAAAAAGCGCTGTAAGTCAAAAAGTTGCTTTAAATGAAAAGGAAAACCATTCTGAAGTTAAAAATACAATTACTAATACAGAAACCAATGTTAACACTAATTCTACTACTAGTACAAAAATTAACAGTGATACTAATACAAATATTAGCACTACTGTAATCGTAAACAAAGACGGCAACACTAAAGTTATTGCAAGCAATGGTGCGACTGTTGCTGTTTCAAGTGGCGTAAAAACAAACATTAAAGTAGGTAGCCCTCTAGTGATTGTTGATGGAGAAGAAATGCCTTCTAGCTTTGATTACAATAGCATTAAACCTGAAAATATTTTATCTGTAAATGTCTTAAAAGCAATAGAGGCAGCTGATCAATATGGTGATAAAGCCACAAATGGAGTAATCGAAATCGAAACTAAAAAATAA
- a CDS encoding EamA family transporter — MKNREISLSPVPAVLLAIISVQFGAAIAKTLFPTIGSAGTASMRIGISAIILLLAYRPNLRTITPKQWKVVIPYGLSLGAMNLIYYLAIERIPIGLAVTLEFVGPLLLAIAGSKRLVDYCWVLLAAVGILLIAPWTNDRLDPVGIICALLAGAFWSAYIVLGGKVSKIMNDGDAVTIGMLFAALLVLPFGFFESGLNNLTPKLFGMGIALALLSSAIPFTLEMKALGKLPPRTFSILMSLEPAAASICAFIFLKESLNFYEILAVICVVIASAGSTLTSKK, encoded by the coding sequence ATGAAAAACAGAGAAATCAGTCTGTCTCCTGTTCCAGCAGTATTATTAGCAATTATCAGTGTGCAATTCGGTGCGGCAATTGCAAAGACACTTTTTCCAACAATTGGCTCAGCAGGTACAGCATCAATGCGTATTGGTATTTCGGCAATAATTTTATTATTAGCTTATAGACCAAATTTGAGAACCATAACACCAAAACAATGGAAAGTTGTAATTCCTTATGGTTTATCATTGGGTGCTATGAATTTAATTTACTATCTCGCTATAGAAAGAATTCCAATTGGTTTGGCGGTAACACTAGAATTCGTGGGGCCATTATTGCTTGCAATAGCTGGTTCAAAACGTTTGGTTGATTATTGCTGGGTTTTATTGGCTGCAGTTGGTATTTTATTAATTGCGCCTTGGACAAATGATCGTTTAGATCCTGTCGGAATTATATGTGCTCTTTTAGCTGGGGCTTTTTGGAGTGCTTATATTGTTTTAGGAGGCAAAGTTTCAAAAATAATGAATGATGGAGATGCCGTTACTATAGGAATGTTATTTGCGGCTCTTTTAGTTTTACCTTTTGGTTTCTTTGAAAGCGGATTAAACAATCTTACGCCTAAACTTTTCGGAATGGGTATTGCTCTTGCTCTTTTATCGAGTGCAATTCCGTTTACACTAGAAATGAAAGCATTGGGAAAACTTCCTCCACGTACTTTTAGTATTTTAATGAGCCTAGAACCGGCAGCAGCCTCTATCTGTGCCTTTATTTTTCTGAAAGAAAGTTTAAATTTTTACGAAATTCTAGCTGTAATATGCGTTGTAATTGCTTCCGCAGGAAGTACTTTGACATCTAAAAAATAA
- a CDS encoding MDR family MFS transporter: MLKNALTHYINNFRGFTREVWILAIITFINRAGTMVLPFLSKYLKEDLHFSYNQVGWIMVAFGFGSMLGSWLGGKLSDKIGFYKIMIFSLFTSGVSLFFVQYITTFWALCVAMFVLMTIADMFRPAMFVSLGAYAKPENRTRALTLVRLAVNLGFAAGPALGGLIIMGMGYSGLFWVDGASCIISISIFALLVKEKKKATHDDKAESATDVKSVFHDKIFWVFLFVSFITAMIFFQLFTTLPLYHNEKFGLSEFQTGLLMTLNGLLIFSLEMPTVGFLERKAFPKIRIIIVGSFVMASSFFLLLINFWAGILVVSMVCISIGEVLTFPFSNAFALSRAPRGQEGRYMALYTMSFSLAHIVSSKLGFEIITRFGYQTNWLFMACMGVLATGCCIWIKNALLNPKAS, translated from the coding sequence ATGCTTAAAAACGCCCTAACTCACTACATTAACAACTTTCGAGGTTTTACCAGAGAAGTTTGGATTCTTGCCATCATCACTTTTATCAACCGCGCTGGAACAATGGTTCTTCCTTTTTTATCAAAATATTTGAAAGAAGATCTTCACTTTTCGTACAATCAAGTGGGGTGGATTATGGTTGCATTTGGTTTTGGGTCAATGTTGGGTTCGTGGCTTGGAGGTAAACTATCAGATAAAATAGGGTTCTATAAGATTATGATTTTTAGCTTATTTACAAGCGGTGTTTCTCTTTTCTTTGTACAATATATTACTACTTTTTGGGCACTTTGCGTAGCAATGTTTGTTCTTATGACCATTGCCGATATGTTTAGACCTGCGATGTTTGTTTCTCTTGGAGCTTATGCTAAACCAGAAAATAGAACCCGCGCTCTAACACTTGTACGTCTTGCTGTAAATTTAGGTTTTGCAGCGGGACCTGCCCTTGGCGGTTTAATTATTATGGGAATGGGATATTCAGGTTTGTTTTGGGTCGACGGTGCTTCTTGCATTATTTCAATCTCTATTTTCGCTCTGCTAGTAAAAGAAAAGAAAAAAGCCACTCACGACGATAAAGCAGAAAGCGCTACTGATGTAAAATCGGTTTTTCATGATAAAATTTTCTGGGTTTTCTTATTCGTTAGTTTTATTACAGCTATGATTTTCTTCCAGTTATTTACTACTCTACCTTTATATCATAATGAAAAATTTGGCTTAAGCGAATTCCAAACAGGTCTTTTAATGACTTTAAACGGGCTCTTAATCTTTTCTCTAGAAATGCCAACAGTTGGATTTTTAGAGCGAAAAGCTTTTCCTAAAATTCGAATTATAATAGTAGGTTCTTTTGTAATGGCATCCAGTTTCTTTTTGCTTCTTATTAATTTCTGGGCAGGAATATTGGTTGTCAGCATGGTTTGCATTTCTATTGGTGAAGTTCTTACTTTTCCGTTTTCCAATGCATTTGCGCTAAGTCGTGCACCGCGCGGACAAGAAGGACGATACATGGCACTTTATACCATGAGTTTTAGTCTTGCTCATATTGTGAGTTCTAAACTTGGCTTCGAGATTATTACCCGATTTGGCTACCAAACCAACTGGCTTTTTATGGCCTGCATGGGTGTTCTTGCAACTGGATGCTGTATCTGGATTAAAAATGCTTTACTTAACCCAAAAGCTTCCTAA
- a CDS encoding HAD family hydrolase, with product MIKTVIFDMDGVIVDTEPVHRYAYYLQFSELNIKVPEEMYTTFTGFSTRNTFQTLKSYFPTVEQEVEDLIQRKRTIFNDAFDTKEDLYLLEGVEDLIKDLYNNGIQLILASSASKVTIDRVFTRFNLHQYFTHIVSGEDFPQSKPNPAIFIHAASLSIAPKEECIIIEDSTNGVKAAKGAGIYCVGYKSEHSHLQDLSEADLVIEHFNELNAEKISQLKP from the coding sequence ATGATTAAAACAGTAATTTTTGATATGGATGGCGTGATCGTTGACACGGAACCTGTTCATCGTTATGCCTACTATTTACAATTTTCAGAATTAAATATTAAAGTTCCTGAAGAAATGTATACCACATTTACAGGATTTTCAACTCGAAATACATTTCAAACTTTAAAAAGCTATTTTCCAACTGTAGAGCAGGAAGTTGAAGATTTGATTCAGAGAAAAAGAACCATTTTCAATGATGCTTTTGATACTAAGGAAGATCTATATCTTTTAGAAGGTGTTGAAGACCTGATTAAAGATTTGTACAACAACGGAATACAATTGATTTTGGCTTCATCAGCTTCAAAAGTTACTATTGATCGCGTTTTTACAAGATTTAATCTGCATCAATATTTCACGCACATTGTGAGCGGTGAAGATTTTCCGCAATCAAAACCAAATCCAGCCATATTTATTCATGCAGCTTCATTGTCGATTGCACCAAAAGAAGAATGTATTATTATTGAAGACAGCACAAATGGTGTAAAGGCGGCAAAGGGTGCCGGAATTTATTGTGTAGGATACAAAAGTGAACATTCTCATCTTCAAGATTTGTCTGAAGCAGATTTAGTTATAGAACATTTTAACGAATTAAATGCTGAAAAAATATCACAGCTAAAGCCTTGA